A window from Cryobacterium sp. SO1 encodes these proteins:
- a CDS encoding ADP/ATP-dependent (S)-NAD(P)H-hydrate dehydratase has product MAKPRRWLEWEAAQARDWIAVPQATDDKYSRGVLGVRTGSTEYPGAAVLGVEAASRTGVGMLRYLGPRRVGALVLQRRPEAVTADGRVQAWLLGSGMDADSRSAETTKQLQKALRQGLPTLLDAGALDLVGAGTGARVITPHYRELAGLLARSGETVAVADIAAEPGEWAVRAAGLLGVTVLLKGSTTHVASASGIRLTVSGAPAWLATAGSGDVLGGILGALLATNAARIDADADALAALAATAAFVHGAAADRASGGGPILALDIAAAVPATIAALLA; this is encoded by the coding sequence ATGGCGAAACCGCGACGATGGCTGGAATGGGAGGCCGCCCAGGCCCGCGACTGGATCGCGGTGCCGCAGGCGACCGATGACAAGTACAGCCGGGGGGTCTTGGGCGTGCGCACCGGGTCCACCGAGTATCCAGGTGCCGCGGTGCTCGGCGTCGAGGCCGCGAGCCGCACCGGGGTGGGCATGCTGCGTTACCTGGGGCCCCGCCGGGTCGGCGCCCTGGTGCTGCAGCGCCGCCCCGAGGCCGTGACGGCCGACGGCCGGGTGCAGGCCTGGCTGCTCGGCTCCGGAATGGACGCCGACAGCCGCAGCGCCGAGACTACCAAGCAGCTGCAGAAGGCCCTCAGGCAGGGTCTGCCGACGCTCCTGGACGCCGGCGCGCTGGACCTTGTCGGTGCCGGCACCGGAGCCAGGGTGATCACCCCGCACTACCGGGAGCTGGCCGGGCTGCTGGCCCGCTCGGGGGAGACCGTTGCCGTGGCGGACATCGCGGCTGAGCCGGGCGAGTGGGCGGTCCGTGCCGCCGGCCTGCTCGGTGTCACGGTGCTGCTGAAGGGCAGCACAACCCACGTCGCCTCGGCATCCGGTATTCGGCTGACGGTGTCCGGCGCGCCGGCTTGGCTGGCGACGGCGGGCTCCGGCGATGTGTTGGGCGGCATCCTCGGCGCCCTGCTGGCCACCAACGCCGCCCGCATCGACGCGGATGCTGACGCGCTCGCCGCGCTCGCCGCCACGGCCGCGTTCGTGCACGGCGCGGCCGCGGACCGGGCGTCCGGCGGTGGCCCGATTCTTGCGCTGGACATCGCCGCGGCCGTTCCGGCGACCATCGCGGCGCTGCTGGCCTGA
- a CDS encoding glycosyltransferase 87 family protein — translation MVHAILILLNLSGIGWPLGDVERVYLGWAESTASGAVRLGIDTDFVYPILALAPILAALLFGAPLYALTWLGLVSLVNGVAFGVLIGRRPSYAAATAAWWWLLFLLLLGPVALARIDSVTAPLAILGLLWLRSRPVWGAVLLTVATWVKVWPVAAIIALVVASKRRWQVLAAFAGTSALIIGVALAAGSGLTILSFISEQTNRGIQIEAPVASWWLWQSALGIPGTLVYYDQQILTYQVIGTGTDVVAAVLTPLLALCVAAVLLLGWRAQRAGAAADLLFPPLLLALVLTLIAVNKVGSPQFMIWLAAPLILGLVAAPRDWRGPALVALGMVALTQIVYPYFYNDLLATTPVMVLILSLRNLLELVLLGWMVRRIWRLGRSAATLSETPHAAPGALTHRSILKE, via the coding sequence GTGGTGCACGCGATTCTCATCCTGCTCAACCTCAGCGGCATCGGCTGGCCGCTCGGCGATGTGGAACGGGTGTACCTGGGCTGGGCCGAGTCCACTGCCTCCGGCGCCGTCAGGCTGGGCATCGACACCGACTTCGTCTACCCGATCCTGGCCCTGGCCCCGATCCTCGCGGCACTTCTCTTCGGTGCCCCGCTCTACGCGCTCACCTGGCTCGGACTGGTGAGCCTCGTCAACGGGGTCGCCTTCGGTGTGCTGATCGGACGCCGGCCCAGTTATGCGGCGGCCACGGCCGCCTGGTGGTGGCTGCTGTTCCTGCTGCTGCTCGGCCCGGTCGCGCTGGCCAGGATCGACTCGGTCACCGCGCCGCTGGCCATCCTGGGGCTGCTGTGGCTCCGCAGCCGGCCGGTCTGGGGCGCGGTGTTGCTGACGGTGGCCACCTGGGTCAAGGTCTGGCCGGTCGCGGCGATCATCGCGCTGGTGGTGGCCTCGAAGCGGCGCTGGCAGGTGCTGGCGGCCTTCGCCGGCACCTCCGCGCTGATCATCGGGGTGGCCCTCGCCGCCGGCAGCGGGCTCACCATTCTCAGTTTCATCTCCGAGCAGACCAACCGGGGCATCCAGATCGAAGCGCCGGTGGCGTCCTGGTGGTTGTGGCAGTCGGCCCTGGGCATCCCCGGCACCCTCGTCTATTACGACCAGCAGATCCTGACCTACCAGGTGATCGGAACAGGCACCGACGTCGTTGCCGCGGTGCTGACCCCGCTGCTGGCCCTCTGCGTCGCCGCGGTGCTGCTGCTCGGCTGGCGCGCCCAACGGGCCGGCGCCGCGGCCGACCTGCTCTTCCCCCCGCTGCTGCTCGCCCTGGTGCTCACCCTGATCGCGGTCAACAAGGTGGGTTCGCCGCAGTTCATGATCTGGTTGGCCGCGCCGCTGATCCTCGGCCTGGTCGCCGCCCCGCGAGACTGGCGGGGCCCGGCGCTGGTGGCCCTCGGGATGGTCGCGCTCACCCAGATCGTCTACCCGTACTTCTACAACGACCTGCTCGCCACCACCCCGGTGATGGTGCTGATCCTGTCGCTGCGGAACCTGCTGGAGCTGGTTCTGCTGGGCTGGATGGTGCGCCGTATCTGGCGGCTCGGCAGGTCAGCGGCAACACTGTCAGAGACCCCTCACGCCGCACCCGGTGCGCTCACGCACCGTTCGATCCTCAAGGAGTAA
- a CDS encoding thiamine-binding protein has product MLVAFSVAPSGGPTDSVHDAVAAAVRVVRESGLPNHTDSMFTTIEGDWDEVFAVVKAATDAVGAFGSRVSLVLKADIRPGYSGELTAKLDRLEAAMGEAGGAA; this is encoded by the coding sequence ATGCTTGTCGCCTTCTCCGTCGCCCCCTCCGGCGGCCCGACCGATTCGGTGCACGACGCCGTCGCCGCCGCCGTGCGCGTGGTGCGGGAGTCCGGCCTGCCCAACCACACCGACTCGATGTTCACCACGATCGAAGGCGACTGGGACGAGGTCTTCGCCGTGGTCAAAGCGGCGACGGATGCCGTGGGAGCGTTCGGCTCCCGGGTGTCGCTGGTGCTCAAGGCCGACATCCGGCCCGGTTACTCGGGTGAGCTGACCGCCAAGCTGGACCGCCTCGAAGCGGCCATGGGTGAGGCCGGCGGAGCGGCGTGA
- a CDS encoding MFS transporter, which produces MPSLTDDATRLSPARVRLALLALALGGFAIGATEFVAMGLLPNLAADLLPGLYASSPDAANAQAGWLISAYALGVVVGAPTIAAAAARWPRKQLLLVLLACFTLATIASALLPTFGLVLLARFVAALPHGAYFGIASLVAAELMGPGKRARGVAIVLSGLTIANVIGVPSITWLGQVAGWRVAYIAVAALFALTFVAVIVAVPFQAGNPGATMRNELRAFGRLQVWFALLIGAVGFGGLFAVYTYVAPLVIEVTGLPALAVPLVLVVVGLGMTVGNFAGGVFADRSVRRSMYTFFAVMLAALLLLAFSAQHLAGLLIGVFLVGASASALSPTIQTRLMDVAHDSQSIAAALNHSALNLGNALGAFLGGIVIAGGLGYLAPIWVGFGLSLVGLALAVVTFAIDRSRRQRGLHVPYGTSLITVVGTD; this is translated from the coding sequence ATGCCCTCACTCACCGACGATGCGACGCGCCTGTCGCCGGCTCGCGTTCGCCTCGCCCTCCTGGCCCTGGCCCTCGGCGGCTTCGCGATCGGCGCCACCGAGTTCGTGGCCATGGGGCTGCTGCCCAACCTGGCCGCCGACCTGCTGCCCGGTCTCTACGCCTCGTCGCCGGATGCCGCCAACGCCCAGGCAGGCTGGCTCATCTCCGCGTACGCGCTCGGCGTCGTCGTCGGGGCGCCCACGATCGCGGCGGCCGCGGCCCGGTGGCCGCGCAAGCAGCTGCTGCTGGTACTGCTGGCCTGTTTCACTCTCGCCACGATCGCCTCGGCACTGCTGCCCACCTTCGGCCTGGTGCTCCTGGCCAGGTTCGTCGCCGCGCTGCCGCACGGCGCCTATTTCGGTATCGCGTCCCTGGTCGCAGCCGAGCTGATGGGCCCGGGCAAGCGGGCCCGCGGGGTCGCGATCGTGCTGTCCGGCCTCACCATCGCCAACGTCATCGGGGTGCCGTCGATCACCTGGCTCGGCCAGGTTGCCGGCTGGCGGGTCGCCTACATCGCCGTGGCTGCGCTCTTCGCGCTGACCTTCGTCGCCGTGATCGTCGCCGTGCCGTTCCAGGCCGGCAATCCCGGTGCCACCATGCGCAACGAACTGCGCGCCTTCGGCCGGTTGCAGGTCTGGTTCGCACTGCTGATCGGAGCCGTCGGGTTCGGCGGCCTGTTCGCCGTGTACACCTACGTGGCGCCGCTGGTGATCGAGGTCACCGGGCTGCCGGCGCTCGCGGTGCCGCTCGTGCTCGTGGTGGTGGGGTTGGGCATGACGGTGGGCAACTTCGCCGGCGGCGTGTTCGCCGACCGCAGTGTGCGGCGCAGCATGTACACGTTCTTCGCCGTGATGCTCGCAGCGTTGCTGCTGCTGGCGTTCTCGGCCCAGCACCTGGCCGGCCTGCTGATCGGCGTGTTCCTGGTCGGCGCGTCGGCGTCGGCGCTATCGCCGACCATCCAGACCCGGCTGATGGATGTGGCCCACGACAGCCAGTCGATTGCCGCGGCCCTCAACCATTCGGCGCTCAACCTCGGCAACGCGCTCGGCGCGTTCCTGGGCGGCATCGTCATCGCCGGCGGCCTGGGCTACCTCGCCCCGATCTGGGTCGGCTTCGGCCTGAGCCTGGTGGGCCTGGCGCTCGCCGTGGTCACCTTCGCGATCGACCGGTCACGTCGGCAGCGTGGCCTGCACGTGCCGTACGGCACCTCGCTGATCACGGTGGTCGGCACGGACTGA
- a CDS encoding DNA-binding response regulator has protein sequence MLLGALTEWIRGAADDINMVAAVTTWPELLTHPEFPVDVVLLDLDLKDNIPVSLKISTLKTAGVKTVLMSTYSEPALVREALAAGALGYLVKTEEASTIVEAIHAAHVGESYISAELDLALHAGSAGSSPRLSAQERRVMALYGAGEPVKAVAHQLGISEETAKSYLKRIREKYRLAGFDVGTKVALRKRAIHDGILLQSD, from the coding sequence ATGCTGCTGGGGGCGCTGACCGAATGGATCAGAGGCGCGGCAGACGACATCAACATGGTGGCCGCCGTGACCACCTGGCCGGAGCTCCTCACCCACCCGGAGTTCCCCGTGGATGTGGTCCTTCTCGACCTGGACCTCAAGGACAACATTCCGGTCTCGCTCAAGATTTCCACCCTGAAGACGGCCGGGGTGAAGACCGTGTTGATGAGCACCTACTCCGAACCTGCCCTGGTGCGCGAGGCCCTCGCCGCCGGCGCCCTGGGCTACCTCGTCAAAACCGAGGAAGCCAGTACCATCGTCGAGGCCATCCACGCCGCTCACGTCGGGGAGTCCTATATCTCGGCCGAACTCGACCTCGCCCTGCACGCGGGGTCCGCCGGCAGCTCGCCGCGGCTGAGCGCGCAGGAACGCCGGGTGATGGCGCTGTACGGCGCCGGCGAGCCTGTGAAGGCCGTCGCTCACCAGCTCGGCATCTCTGAGGAGACCGCGAAGTCGTACCTCAAGCGGATCCGCGAGAAGTACCGTCTGGCCGGGTTCGATGTCGGCACGAAGGTGGCGCTGCGCAAGCGCGCCATCCACGACGGCATCCTGCTGCAGTCCGACTGA
- a CDS encoding sensor histidine kinase encodes MPRIARERDRVLRRSARATGLTASVMSLAYLAVPGGLDAPVILFSATLILLMIGCQYVLGQSGALRWVLCIVLLGNAVILVIGLTTRVDVGLTAVGESLIGTIAAAAISCVAPVLVVGPQRQLVLFGSFGVTVAAVALVTITAGGSVLPLALTVCGWTALSLGGWWIAQSVPRVLQRVAAIGRAHQAERHASELEAQRRQGARLLHDTVLATLTLLAHSGVGVSPAALRQQSGDDARLLRQLRLGALPTPSRSGVYTLEPANTSMLGSTLESVKQRFGRMGLEVDWHGSGQVLLPSDVLDSFLLALGECLENVRRHSGVTRADVTISDDDTTVRAMVTDAGRGFDLSAVGTERLGFAESVVARLRDVGGNARLFSSPGSGTTVVLEVPK; translated from the coding sequence ATGCCACGCATTGCCAGAGAGCGCGATCGAGTCCTTCGGCGGTCCGCCCGGGCGACCGGGCTGACCGCTTCGGTGATGTCGCTGGCCTACCTGGCCGTGCCGGGCGGGCTCGATGCCCCGGTGATCCTGTTCTCCGCGACCCTGATCCTCCTGATGATCGGCTGCCAGTATGTTCTCGGCCAGAGCGGCGCCCTGCGCTGGGTGCTGTGCATCGTGCTGCTCGGCAACGCCGTGATCCTCGTCATCGGGCTGACCACGCGGGTGGATGTGGGCCTTACCGCCGTCGGGGAGTCGCTGATCGGCACCATCGCCGCCGCCGCGATCAGCTGCGTCGCCCCGGTGCTCGTGGTCGGTCCGCAGCGCCAGCTGGTGCTCTTCGGGTCGTTCGGCGTGACCGTAGCCGCGGTCGCGCTGGTCACCATCACCGCCGGCGGCTCGGTACTCCCCCTCGCCCTGACCGTGTGCGGGTGGACCGCCCTGTCGCTGGGCGGCTGGTGGATCGCACAAAGCGTGCCTCGAGTGCTGCAGCGGGTCGCGGCGATCGGGCGGGCGCACCAGGCCGAACGACACGCGAGCGAACTCGAGGCGCAACGCCGGCAGGGCGCCAGACTGCTGCACGACACCGTGCTGGCCACCCTCACCCTCCTCGCGCATTCGGGCGTCGGGGTCAGTCCAGCCGCCCTCCGCCAGCAGTCGGGCGACGACGCCCGCCTGCTCCGCCAGCTGCGCCTGGGCGCTCTGCCCACCCCCAGCCGGTCCGGGGTGTACACCCTTGAGCCGGCCAACACCTCGATGCTCGGCAGCACCCTCGAGTCGGTGAAGCAACGGTTCGGCCGGATGGGACTCGAGGTCGACTGGCACGGCAGCGGCCAGGTACTGCTGCCCAGTGACGTGCTCGATTCATTCCTCCTCGCTCTCGGCGAGTGCCTCGAAAACGTGCGCAGGCACTCCGGCGTCACCCGCGCCGACGTTACGATCTCCGACGACGACACCACGGTGCGCGCCATGGTGACGGATGCCGGCCGGGGGTTCGACCTCAGTGCCGTCGGCACCGAACGGCTCGGTTTCGCCGAATCCGTCGTCGCGCGGCTGCGGGATGTCGGCGGCAACGCCCGGCTGTTCTCCTCCCCGGGCTCCGGCACCACTGTCGTCCTCGAGGTGCCCAAATGA
- a CDS encoding DUF4389 domain-containing protein, with amino-acid sequence MKPGPLIMLLIGTILALIGLGMTITGTVAAVAAGVQGENGYFSTRTVPLVADSYALTSPPVGPVTTTGTPPPLNLDVARIRLVATGANDDPVFLGIAPQADVDDYLANVAHTEVRGVESTPFRARYGEIAGTDRPEPPTDQDFWTVSASGPGSQEITWPVQPGSWAIVVMNEDGSRPVAVQVSAGVRSGLLAPAALTLLVIGILALVIGLVLVILGVIGLGRNGPAPSSRADAAMPPGASTGQPAADPDRPGADYPARLNGWLDPGVSRALWLVKWILVIPHLIVLFFLWFGLWIGTIVAGFAILFTGRYPRSIFNYSVGVLRWNWRVGFYSYSALGTDRYPPFTLAATDYPADLEVDYPERLSRGLVLVKWWLLVIPHLFILAIIAGGSWGWTANGMNGWGADAGTGFSLLGILVLIAAVILLFSGRYRRGIFDLILGLNRWLYRVIVYITLMRDEYPPFRLDQGPIDPGSVPLRTVTSGPGPSGFPVARDDGR; translated from the coding sequence ATGAAACCAGGACCGCTCATCATGCTGCTGATCGGCACAATCCTTGCGCTGATCGGCCTCGGAATGACGATCACCGGCACCGTCGCTGCCGTCGCCGCCGGCGTGCAGGGCGAGAACGGATACTTCTCGACCCGCACCGTCCCCCTGGTCGCGGACTCCTACGCGCTGACCAGTCCCCCGGTCGGACCGGTCACAACCACGGGAACGCCCCCGCCGTTGAACCTCGACGTCGCCCGCATCCGCTTGGTCGCGACGGGCGCCAACGACGACCCCGTGTTCCTCGGGATCGCTCCGCAGGCCGATGTCGACGACTACCTGGCCAACGTGGCACACACCGAGGTGCGCGGCGTCGAGTCCACACCGTTCCGCGCGCGTTACGGCGAGATCGCCGGGACCGATCGCCCCGAACCGCCCACGGATCAGGATTTCTGGACCGTCAGCGCGTCAGGGCCGGGCAGCCAGGAGATCACCTGGCCGGTGCAGCCGGGGTCCTGGGCCATCGTGGTGATGAACGAAGACGGCAGCCGCCCCGTCGCCGTGCAGGTCAGCGCGGGTGTGCGCTCCGGGCTCCTGGCGCCGGCGGCTCTCACCCTGCTGGTGATCGGTATCCTGGCGTTGGTGATCGGCCTGGTCCTGGTGATCCTCGGCGTGATCGGCCTCGGCCGGAACGGGCCGGCGCCGTCCAGTCGCGCCGACGCGGCAATGCCCCCCGGCGCATCCACCGGCCAGCCCGCCGCCGATCCCGACCGGCCGGGCGCGGACTATCCGGCCCGCCTGAACGGGTGGCTCGACCCCGGCGTCTCCCGGGCGCTCTGGCTGGTGAAGTGGATCCTGGTCATCCCGCACCTCATCGTGCTCTTCTTCCTCTGGTTCGGGCTGTGGATCGGCACCATCGTGGCCGGGTTCGCGATCCTCTTCACCGGGCGGTACCCGCGGTCGATCTTCAACTACAGCGTGGGCGTGCTGCGCTGGAACTGGCGGGTGGGTTTCTACTCGTACTCCGCTCTCGGCACCGACAGGTACCCGCCGTTCACCCTCGCGGCCACCGACTACCCGGCCGACCTCGAGGTGGACTATCCAGAGCGCCTGTCGCGCGGTCTGGTGCTGGTGAAGTGGTGGCTGCTCGTGATCCCGCACCTGTTCATCCTGGCGATCATCGCCGGCGGAAGCTGGGGCTGGACCGCGAACGGGATGAACGGCTGGGGCGCCGACGCCGGCACCGGCTTTTCGCTCCTGGGCATCCTGGTGCTCATCGCCGCCGTGATCCTGCTCTTCAGCGGACGCTACCGGCGTGGAATCTTCGACCTCATCCTCGGCCTCAACCGCTGGCTGTACCGGGTGATCGTCTACATCACCCTGATGCGTGACGAGTACCCGCCGTTCCGGCTCGACCAGGGCCCGATCGACCCGGGCTCAGTTCCCCTGCGCACCGTGACATCCGGCCCCGGCCCATCCGGTTTCCCCGTCGCTCGCGATGACGGTCGATAG
- a CDS encoding homoserine O-acetyltransferase, with amino-acid sequence MEWQYSADSVPSSLVTDAQARSVLGKPPVTGAWRDGDPVGGRRFVDIGALDLEVGGRLPAVRIAYESWGELNAAGDNAVLVLHALTGDSHVVGAPGPGHPTAGWWSGIVGRGLAIDTDRWFVVAPNMLGGCQGSTGPASFAPDGSEWGPRFPYLTIRDQVAAQVAFSDRLGITTWAAVIGGSMGGMHVLEWGIDHPGRVARLGILAAPPITTADQIALNSVQIEAIRTDPLFRAGDYYDAEAGDGPSRGLALARRMALLNYRSPSELNVRFERTWQSDITPLGAHGRFAVESYLDFHGNKFTRRFDANSYITLVEAMNSHDIGRGRGGVTAALARITARTLVVGIDSDRLFPLDGQRIIAAGLGRGGEPVVLESGYGHDGFLIENAAVGATLRSLLG; translated from the coding sequence ATGGAATGGCAATACTCCGCGGACTCCGTCCCGTCCAGCCTCGTCACCGACGCGCAGGCGCGCTCCGTGCTGGGCAAGCCGCCCGTGACGGGTGCCTGGCGCGACGGCGACCCGGTGGGCGGCCGCCGGTTCGTCGACATCGGCGCCCTCGACCTCGAGGTCGGCGGGCGCCTGCCCGCGGTGCGAATCGCCTACGAATCCTGGGGCGAATTGAACGCAGCCGGGGACAACGCGGTACTGGTGTTGCACGCGCTCACCGGGGACAGCCATGTCGTCGGCGCGCCGGGGCCCGGGCATCCGACAGCCGGCTGGTGGAGCGGCATCGTGGGCCGGGGCCTCGCGATCGACACCGACCGCTGGTTCGTGGTGGCGCCGAACATGCTCGGCGGCTGCCAGGGCAGCACCGGGCCCGCCTCCTTCGCGCCGGACGGCTCGGAGTGGGGACCCCGGTTCCCCTACCTGACCATCCGCGACCAGGTGGCGGCGCAGGTGGCCTTCAGCGACCGCTTGGGCATCACCACCTGGGCTGCCGTCATCGGCGGTTCCATGGGCGGCATGCACGTGCTGGAGTGGGGCATCGACCACCCCGGCCGGGTCGCCCGGCTCGGTATCCTCGCCGCGCCGCCGATCACGACGGCCGACCAGATCGCACTGAACTCGGTGCAGATCGAGGCGATCCGCACTGACCCGCTGTTCCGCGCCGGCGACTACTACGACGCCGAGGCCGGTGACGGCCCGAGCCGGGGCCTCGCCCTGGCCAGACGGATGGCACTGCTCAATTACCGCAGCCCGTCCGAGCTCAATGTCCGCTTCGAGCGCACCTGGCAGAGCGACATCACCCCGCTGGGCGCCCACGGCCGGTTCGCCGTGGAGTCCTACCTGGACTTCCACGGCAACAAGTTCACCCGCCGGTTCGACGCGAACAGTTACATCACCCTGGTCGAGGCGATGAACTCGCACGACATCGGCCGCGGCCGGGGCGGCGTGACGGCTGCCCTGGCCCGGATCACAGCACGTACCCTCGTCGTGGGCATCGACAGCGACAGGCTGTTCCCGCTCGACGGCCAGCGGATCATCGCGGCCGGCCTCGGCCGCGGCGGCGAACCCGTCGTCCTCGAGTCCGGCTACGGCCACGACGGGTTCCTGATCGAGAACGCGGCCGTCGGCGCGACACTGAGGAGCCTGCTGGGCTGA
- a CDS encoding bifunctional o-acetylhomoserine/o-acetylserine sulfhydrylase — translation MSDSADWKFETKQVHSGARPDPVTNARATPIYQTTSYVFNNAEHAQNLFALAEFGNIYTRIQNPTQAVVEERVAALEGGTGALLVASGQAASTFAVLNIAQAGDHIVSSSSIYGGTYNLFKYTLAKLGIETTFVEDQDDAAAWARAVRPNTKLFFAETIGNPKINVLDIALVADVAHANGVPLIVDNTIATPYLIRPFEHGADIVVHSATKFLGGHGTIIGGVVVDGGLFEWSANVEKFPGLTEPDPSYHGASYTAAVGDALAFIIKARVQLLRDLGSAIAPASAWQLIQGIETLSLRIERHVSNAQTIAEFLENHPDIASVNYAGLPSSPWYATANKYAPLGVGAVLSFELKGGVDAGRALVDNLSLFSHLANIGDVRSLVIHPASTTHAQLTPEQQLTAGVTPGLVRLSLGIENVVDLQADLEAGLAAARAVVTASRSNA, via the coding sequence CCACTCCGGGGCCCGCCCTGACCCCGTGACCAACGCCAGGGCCACACCGATCTACCAGACCACCTCGTACGTCTTCAACAACGCCGAACACGCCCAGAACCTGTTCGCGCTGGCCGAATTCGGCAACATCTACACCCGCATCCAGAACCCGACCCAGGCCGTGGTCGAGGAACGCGTCGCCGCCCTCGAAGGCGGCACCGGCGCCCTGCTGGTGGCCTCGGGCCAGGCGGCCTCGACCTTCGCGGTGCTCAACATCGCCCAGGCCGGCGACCACATCGTGTCGTCCAGCTCGATCTACGGCGGCACCTACAACCTCTTCAAGTACACCCTGGCGAAGCTCGGCATCGAAACCACCTTCGTCGAAGACCAGGACGACGCCGCCGCGTGGGCCCGGGCGGTGCGACCGAACACCAAGTTGTTCTTCGCCGAGACCATCGGCAACCCCAAGATCAACGTGCTCGACATCGCGCTGGTCGCCGACGTGGCGCACGCCAACGGGGTGCCGTTGATCGTGGACAACACCATCGCCACGCCGTACCTGATCCGCCCGTTCGAGCACGGCGCCGACATCGTCGTACACTCGGCCACCAAGTTCCTCGGCGGCCACGGCACCATCATCGGCGGCGTCGTCGTCGACGGCGGCCTGTTCGAATGGTCGGCCAACGTGGAGAAATTCCCCGGGCTCACCGAACCCGACCCGTCCTACCACGGCGCCAGCTACACCGCCGCGGTCGGCGACGCCCTCGCCTTCATCATCAAGGCCCGGGTGCAGTTGCTGCGCGACCTGGGCAGCGCGATCGCCCCGGCGAGCGCCTGGCAACTCATCCAGGGCATTGAGACGCTGAGCCTCCGCATCGAACGGCACGTGTCCAACGCACAGACCATCGCGGAGTTCCTCGAGAACCACCCCGACATCGCCTCGGTCAACTACGCCGGGCTGCCGTCCAGCCCCTGGTACGCGACCGCGAACAAGTACGCCCCGCTGGGCGTCGGCGCGGTGCTCTCGTTCGAACTCAAGGGCGGGGTGGATGCCGGACGGGCGCTGGTGGACAACCTCAGCCTGTTCAGCCACCTGGCGAACATCGGCGATGTGCGCTCGCTGGTGATCCACCCGGCGTCGACCACGCACGCCCAGCTCACCCCGGAGCAGCAGCTCACCGCGGGTGTGACGCCGGGCCTGGTGCGCCTGTCGCTGGGCATCGAGAACGTCGTCGACCTGCAGGCCGACCTGGAAGCCGGCCTGGCCGCCGCCCGCGCCGTGGTCACGGCGTCCCGCTCGAACGCCTAG